The following proteins are encoded in a genomic region of Pseudodesulfovibrio mercurii:
- the prxU gene encoding thioredoxin-dependent peroxiredoxin (Most members of this family contain a selenocysteine.): protein MPEIQDPSCERPAPKVAAPPAEEQAPTPTSKPKGGVMIRVGQKAPDFTAPAYIDGQFGSVTLSEYLGKWVVLCFYPGDFTFVUATEVSAVAEKNDEFEKLGVQVLSMSTDSMFVHKMWVDHELSKMVSSGRVPFPMLSDGGGAVGTQYGIYDEAGGVDVRGRFLIDPDGVIQAFEVLTPPVGRNVSETLRQIQAFQLVRESKGTKATPSGWKPGKPVLNPGPSLVGKVWEAWKVSMAFD from the coding sequence ATGCCTGAAATCCAGGATCCCTCGTGCGAACGGCCCGCGCCCAAGGTGGCGGCGCCCCCGGCCGAGGAACAGGCCCCGACCCCAACCAGCAAACCCAAAGGAGGCGTCATGATCCGCGTCGGCCAGAAGGCCCCCGACTTCACCGCTCCCGCCTATATCGACGGTCAGTTCGGTTCCGTAACCCTGTCCGAGTACCTCGGCAAATGGGTGGTTCTGTGCTTCTATCCCGGTGACTTCACCTTCGTCTGAGCGACCGAGGTTTCCGCGGTCGCGGAAAAGAACGACGAATTCGAAAAGCTCGGCGTCCAGGTCCTGTCCATGTCCACGGACTCCATGTTCGTGCACAAGATGTGGGTGGACCACGAACTTTCCAAGATGGTCTCCTCGGGCAGGGTGCCCTTCCCCATGCTGTCCGACGGCGGCGGCGCGGTGGGCACGCAGTACGGCATCTACGACGAGGCGGGCGGCGTGGACGTGCGCGGCCGCTTCCTCATCGACCCGGACGGCGTGATCCAGGCCTTCGAGGTCCTGACCCCGCCCGTGGGCCGCAACGTCAGCGAGACCCTGCGCCAGATCCAGGCCTTCCAGCTGGTGCGCGAGTCCAAGGGCACCAAGGCCACGCCCTCGGGCTGGAAGCCCGGCAAGCCCGTGCTCAACCCCGGCCCGTCCCTGGTGGGCAAAGTCTGGGAGGCGTGGAAGGTCTCCATGGCCTTCGACTAA
- a CDS encoding DsrE family protein, whose product MYCLYAFNGELMCFVHVLLNALDMKEKGKEAIIVFEGMAVKLVPELEKADNPFHALYQKARKAGLIAGACKACSAKLGVLDAVEKAGLPLLADMSGHPSMAAYMDKGYTILTF is encoded by the coding sequence ATGTACTGTCTCTACGCATTCAACGGCGAGCTCATGTGCTTCGTCCACGTCCTGCTCAACGCGCTCGACATGAAGGAAAAGGGCAAGGAGGCGATCATCGTCTTCGAGGGCATGGCCGTGAAACTCGTGCCGGAACTGGAAAAGGCGGACAACCCGTTCCACGCCCTGTACCAAAAGGCCAGGAAAGCGGGCCTGATCGCCGGGGCCTGCAAGGCCTGCTCGGCCAAGCTCGGCGTGCTCGACGCGGTGGAAAAGGCGGGGCTGCCCCTGCTCGCCGACATGTCCGGCCACCCGTCCATGGCCGCCTACATG
- a CDS encoding bacteriohemerythrin yields the protein MHQIEWHDSHSVGVPSIDEQHKRLVALTNRLFLAIMDETGETALGDVLDELADYAVYHFTHEEGLLHLHGYPDELLTEHRAEHAALTDQVHEYIERYREDPACLDLSVYVFLRDWTTEHMSRSDSKYSEFLQARAAE from the coding sequence ATGCACCAGATAGAATGGCATGATTCCCACTCGGTGGGCGTCCCGTCCATCGACGAACAGCACAAACGGCTCGTGGCCCTGACCAACCGCCTCTTCCTGGCCATCATGGACGAAACCGGGGAAACCGCCCTGGGCGACGTCCTGGACGAACTGGCCGACTACGCCGTGTACCACTTCACCCATGAGGAGGGACTCCTCCACCTGCACGGCTACCCCGACGAACTCCTGACCGAGCACCGGGCCGAGCACGCGGCCCTGACCGACCAGGTTCACGAGTATATCGAGCGCTACCGGGAAGACCCCGCCTGCCTGGACCTGTCGGTCTACGTCTTCCTGCGCGACTGGACCACCGAGCACATGAGCCGGTCCGACTCCAAATACTCGGAATTTCTCCAGGCGCGCGCCGCCGAATAA
- the amrS gene encoding AmmeMemoRadiSam system radical SAM enzyme produces MIEARLWKPLKNGAVQCRLCNHFCMIKPGERGQCGVRENIEGTLYALNYGKVAALNLDPVEKKPLYHFQPGSMTYSFATMGCNLSCTFCQNWSLSQPPRDGAPIRGQNATPEALVDEAVRLGAASISYTYSEPTIFFELMQDTARLAHGAGLKNIMVSNGFMSPECLEALGTDIDAINVDLKCFTEEFYKDISGARLQPVLDNLKRIKHELKWWLEVTTLLIPGKNDSPEELDRLTDFLAGEIGPDTPWHISRFHPDYRMTDAPVTSGNSLETAYAMGKAKGLLYVYIGNVPGSDKQDTLCPGCGRTLIDRTGFSARVHGIRDGRCAACGRAIDGVDLG; encoded by the coding sequence ATGATCGAAGCAAGACTGTGGAAGCCGCTCAAGAACGGTGCGGTGCAATGCCGCCTGTGCAACCATTTCTGCATGATCAAGCCGGGCGAACGCGGCCAATGCGGCGTGCGCGAGAACATCGAGGGCACGCTGTACGCCCTGAACTACGGCAAGGTGGCGGCGCTCAACCTCGACCCGGTGGAGAAGAAGCCGCTCTACCATTTCCAGCCCGGCTCCATGACCTATTCCTTCGCCACCATGGGCTGCAACCTGTCGTGCACCTTCTGCCAGAACTGGTCCCTGTCCCAACCGCCGCGCGACGGCGCGCCCATCCGGGGCCAGAACGCCACGCCCGAGGCCCTGGTTGACGAGGCCGTGCGCCTGGGCGCCGCGTCCATCTCCTACACCTACTCCGAGCCGACCATCTTCTTCGAGCTGATGCAGGACACGGCCCGACTGGCCCACGGGGCCGGGCTCAAGAACATCATGGTCTCCAACGGGTTCATGAGCCCCGAGTGCCTGGAGGCGCTGGGGACGGACATCGACGCCATCAACGTGGACCTGAAGTGCTTCACGGAGGAGTTCTACAAGGACATCTCCGGGGCGCGGCTTCAGCCCGTGCTCGACAACCTGAAGCGGATCAAGCACGAGCTCAAGTGGTGGCTCGAGGTGACCACCCTGCTCATTCCGGGCAAGAACGACTCACCCGAGGAGCTGGACCGGCTGACGGACTTCCTGGCCGGCGAGATCGGCCCGGACACCCCGTGGCACATCTCGCGCTTTCATCCGGACTACCGCATGACCGACGCCCCGGTCACGTCCGGGAACTCCCTGGAGACGGCCTACGCCATGGGCAAGGCCAAGGGGCTCCTGTACGTGTACATCGGCAACGTGCCGGGCTCGGACAAGCAGGACACCCTGTGTCCCGGCTGCGGCCGGACGCTCATCGACCGGACCGGGTTCTCGGCCCGCGTCCACGGCATCCGCGACGGCAGGTGCGCGGCCTGCGGCCGGGCCATCGACGGCGTGGACCTCGGCTGA